A region from the Ciconia boyciana chromosome 1, ASM3463844v1, whole genome shotgun sequence genome encodes:
- the ZIC2 gene encoding zinc finger protein ZIC 2, whose amino-acid sequence MLLDAGPQFPALGVGTFARHHHSAAAEMQDRELSLAAQNSFVDSAAAAAHMGAFKLNAGAHDLSPGQSSAFTSQAPGYPAAALGPHAAHVGSYSGAPFNSTRDFLFRSRGFGDSSPAGGQHGIFGPAAGSLHHPHTDAQSHLLFPGIHDQHGPHASQNVLNGQMRLGLPGEVFARSDQYRQVSSPRTDPYSAAQLHNQYGPMNMNMGMNMAAHHHHHHPGAFFRYMRQQCIKQELICKWIDPEQLNNPKKSCNKTFSTMHELVTHVSVEHVGGPEQSNHVCYWEECPREGKPFKAKYKLVNHIRVHTGEKPFPCPFPGCGKVFARSENLKIHKRTHTGEKPFQCEFEGCDRRFANSSDRKKHMHVHTSDKPYLCKMCDKSYTHPSSLRKHMKVHESSPQGSESSPAASSGYESSTPPGLVSPSAESQSTSNLSPAAAAAAAAAAAAVSAVHRGGGGGGGSGGGGGGGHSGLSSNFNEWYV is encoded by the exons ATGCTGCTGGACGCCGGCCCGCAGTTCCCGGCCCTCGGCGTGGGCACCTTCGCCCGGCACCACCACTCGGCCGCGGCGGAGATGCAGGACCGGGAGCTGAGCCTGGCGGCGCAGAACAGCTTCGTGGactcggcggcggcggcggcgcacATGGGCGCCTTCAAGCTCAACGCCGGGGCCCACGACCTCTCCCCCGGGCAGAGCTCGGCGTTCACCTCGCAGGCGCCCGGCtaccccgccgccgccctggGGCCCCACGCCGCCCACGTCGGCTCCTACTCCGGGGCGCCCTTCAACTCCACCCGGGACTTCTTGTTTCGCAGCCGCGGCTTCGGGGACTCGTCGCCGGCCGGCGGGCAGCACGGCATCTTCGGCCCTGCGGCCGGCAGCCTGCACCACCCGCACACGGACGCTCAGAGCCACCTCCTCTTCCCGGGCATCCACGACCAGCACGGCCCCCACGCCTCCCAAAACGTCCTCAACGGGCAGATGCGCCTGGGCTTGCCGGGGGAGGTGTTCGCCCGGTCGGACCAGTACCGCCAGGTCTCCAGCCCCAGGACTGACCCCTACTCGGCGGCTCAGCTGCACAACCAGTACGGCCCCATGAATATGAATATGGGCATGAATATGGcagcccaccaccaccaccaccacccaggTGCCTTTTTCCGCTACATGCGGCAGCAGTGCATCAAGCAAGAGCTCATCTGCAAGTGGATCGACCCCGAGCAgctgaacaaccccaaaaaAAGTTGCAATAAAACTTTCAGCACCATGCACGAGTTGGTCACCCACGTCTCGGTGGAGCACGTTGGGGGACCCGAGCAGAGCAACCATGTCTGCTACTGGGAGGAGTGTCCCCGCGAAGGCAAGCCCTTCAAAGCGAAATACAAACTGGTCAACCACATCCGAGTGCACACGGGAGAGaagcccttcccctgccccttccccggcTGCGGAAAAGTTTTCGCCAGATCGGAAAACCTCAAAATTCACAAAAGGACGCACACAG GGGAGAAGCCCTTCCAGTGCGAGTTCGAAGGCTGCGACCGGCGCTTCGCCAACAGCAGCGACCGCAAGAAGCACATGCACGTCCACACCTCGGACAAGCCCTACCTGTGCAAGATGTGCGACAAGTCCTACAcccaccccagctccctgcGGAAGCACATGAAG GTGCACGAGTCGTCCCCGCAAGGCTCCGAGTCCTCCCCGGCCGCCAGCTCCGGCTACGAGTCCTCCACCCCCCCGGGGCTGGTGTCCCCCAGCGCCGAGTCGCAGAGCACCAGCAACCtctccccggcggcggcggcggcggctgcggcggcggcggcggccgtgTCCGCCGTGcaccggggcggcggcggcggcggcggcagcggcggcggcggcggcggcggccacaGCGGCCTCTCCTCCAACTTCAACGAGTGGTACGTGTAG